One window of Sphingobium sp. HWE2-09 genomic DNA carries:
- a CDS encoding ferredoxin, with translation MRVVANLNVCQGHARCEDLCPEVFSTDAIEGKVVIEQPEFPPELEDKVRLAVRNCPEGALRIAKGVKA, from the coding sequence ATGAGAGTGGTTGCTAATCTCAACGTCTGTCAGGGCCATGCGCGCTGCGAAGACCTATGCCCCGAAGTCTTTTCCACCGATGCCATCGAGGGCAAAGTCGTCATCGAACAGCCGGAATTTCCGCCTGAATTGGAAGATAAAGTAAGGCTTGCCGTCCGGAACTGTCCCGAAGGCGCGCTGCGCATCGCCAAGGGGGTGAAAGCATGA
- a CDS encoding cytochrome P450, giving the protein MTLQWQPSPPDHVPAELMVDFDFFNIPDGVTDPVQIWHGLIRQGVPPIFYTPHNGGHWVFLKYDDIVEGYRNHGIFSTHQTPIPPIEPFPVVQPQGVDPPEHNIFRMLLAPMFTPLAVRRMTEGLQHRAERMIAAFADKGHCDFIEDYASKFPTSTFLELFGLPEERLPEFLELAHVFFRSTDPAERAQNLNDIYAVLEELFREKERNPGTDIASTIVAARDANGNQHPWKDILNCGFLLFVAGLDTVTNTMTYVWRYLATTPEARAHFRAKLDDPSGFLIALEELMRINAVSNLYRRVTHDCEYKGITFRKNDRVILPNTVANRDPSVFENPQSIDLDRKVNNHVTFGVGPHRCIGSHLAKREIMISMQEWLRRIPDFELDEDQEEGSVFGGSVMGFTSLKLRW; this is encoded by the coding sequence ATGACGCTGCAATGGCAACCGTCCCCACCCGACCATGTGCCTGCCGAATTGATGGTGGATTTCGACTTCTTCAACATACCTGACGGGGTAACCGACCCTGTCCAGATCTGGCATGGCCTGATCCGTCAGGGCGTGCCGCCGATCTTCTACACGCCGCATAATGGCGGCCATTGGGTCTTCCTGAAATATGACGATATCGTGGAGGGCTATCGCAACCACGGCATCTTCTCGACCCATCAGACGCCCATCCCGCCGATCGAGCCGTTCCCGGTGGTCCAGCCACAGGGCGTCGATCCGCCGGAACATAATATATTCCGGATGCTGCTCGCGCCCATGTTCACGCCGCTAGCCGTGCGCCGCATGACCGAAGGACTGCAGCATCGCGCGGAACGCATGATCGCCGCCTTCGCCGACAAGGGGCATTGCGATTTCATAGAAGATTATGCGTCGAAATTCCCGACCAGCACCTTCCTTGAACTGTTCGGCCTGCCCGAAGAGCGATTGCCCGAATTTCTGGAACTGGCGCACGTCTTTTTCCGCAGCACCGATCCGGCCGAACGGGCGCAGAACCTGAACGACATCTATGCCGTGCTGGAAGAATTGTTTCGGGAAAAGGAACGCAATCCGGGAACCGACATCGCGTCGACCATCGTCGCCGCGCGCGACGCCAACGGCAATCAGCATCCGTGGAAGGACATCCTCAATTGCGGCTTCCTGCTGTTCGTCGCTGGGCTGGACACGGTTACGAACACCATGACCTATGTCTGGCGCTATCTGGCGACCACGCCCGAAGCACGAGCGCATTTCCGCGCGAAGCTCGATGACCCGTCCGGCTTCCTGATCGCGTTGGAAGAACTGATGCGGATCAATGCGGTGTCGAACCTCTATCGCCGGGTTACGCATGACTGCGAATATAAGGGGATCACATTCCGCAAAAATGATCGCGTCATCCTGCCCAATACAGTCGCCAATCGCGATCCATCGGTTTTTGAAAATCCGCAGAGCATCGACCTTGATCGTAAGGTCAACAATCACGTCACCTTCGGCGTCGGGCCGCATCGCTGCATTGGTTCCCATCTCGCCAAGCGTGAGATCATGATTTCGATGCAAGAATGGCTACGCCGGATTCCTGACTTCGAACTGGACGAAGATCAGGAGGAGGGATCGGTCTTCGGCGGGTCAGTGATGGGCTTCACTTCCCTCAAATTACGGTGGTGA
- a CDS encoding NAD(P)/FAD-dependent oxidoreductase: MATHYAERAADGDRADLKARLLPLDDTPELRQALEQGEPHTLLMTYVHLSRDEAMLDAFAPHFKSPYAYPPEAIPADLLEALRTKLLHVLVTPGAASQGEPSDALMHRMMTVGLAEEVEPEFLPLLFDQIGFRPEQPRREQADRKPANPDFKVLVIGAGMTGLAAGVKLEEAGYDWLIIEKNEQVGGTWWENRYPGVGVDTPSHFYSFSFALNPEWNNYHPQGTDMFAYLKRVADDYALGGRIRFNSRVEKLIWDEDAAVWNVTIRKSDGSQDVIRANAVINGHGPVNRLKWPSLEGLESFQGIRQHTATWDTSLDLKGKRVGVIGTGASAAQFIPAVADDVEELHVFQRSRHWVIPTPTGEDLVSDGVKFAMRHIPHYLEWYRFRIYWYAADGLYPNVLLDPEWPKDSPSVSAVNEAMRQFSIGYLEKTFADRPDLKEKLTPGFPIFSKRIILDRGTYFSSYLKPHVHLEQEGIERVTPKGLLLKDGREIELDVLVCATGFDVANMMGQLEIVGVGGKRLRDEWGTEDPRAYFGMLVPGFPNYFHTVGPNSAPNHAAGQNLISECQVNYAIECLDWINERDKAAIQPTVAAFDAWQDKVENQMVNMIWSHPRAFSYYNNSKKRNFLSWPWRLVDFWNECRGPRHGDFELT, from the coding sequence ATGGCAACCCACTATGCAGAGCGCGCCGCTGACGGGGACCGCGCCGATCTGAAGGCGCGCCTGTTGCCGCTGGACGACACGCCCGAACTGCGCCAGGCGCTGGAGCAGGGTGAGCCGCATACGTTGCTGATGACCTATGTGCATCTGAGCCGCGATGAAGCGATGCTCGATGCGTTCGCGCCGCATTTCAAGTCGCCCTATGCCTATCCGCCAGAAGCGATCCCGGCCGATTTGCTGGAGGCATTGCGTACGAAGCTGCTGCACGTTCTGGTAACGCCGGGCGCAGCCAGTCAGGGCGAACCGTCCGATGCGCTGATGCACCGCATGATGACGGTAGGGCTGGCCGAAGAGGTGGAGCCGGAGTTCCTGCCCCTGCTGTTCGACCAGATCGGCTTTCGTCCCGAACAGCCGCGCCGGGAACAGGCCGATCGCAAGCCTGCCAATCCCGATTTCAAGGTGTTGGTGATCGGCGCGGGCATGACTGGCCTGGCTGCCGGGGTGAAGCTGGAAGAGGCCGGGTACGACTGGCTCATCATCGAAAAGAATGAGCAGGTCGGCGGCACCTGGTGGGAAAATCGCTACCCTGGCGTCGGCGTTGATACGCCCAGCCATTTCTATTCCTTCTCCTTCGCGCTTAACCCGGAATGGAATAATTACCATCCGCAGGGCACCGATATGTTCGCCTATCTCAAGCGGGTGGCGGATGATTATGCATTGGGCGGGCGCATCCGCTTCAATTCCCGGGTTGAAAAGCTGATATGGGATGAAGACGCTGCCGTCTGGAACGTCACGATACGCAAGAGCGACGGCAGCCAGGACGTGATCCGCGCCAATGCCGTCATCAACGGGCATGGTCCGGTCAATCGTTTGAAATGGCCGAGCCTGGAAGGGCTGGAAAGTTTCCAGGGCATCCGCCAGCACACCGCGACCTGGGACACGTCTCTCGATCTCAAGGGCAAGCGGGTCGGCGTTATCGGAACGGGCGCCAGCGCCGCCCAGTTCATTCCCGCCGTCGCCGACGATGTGGAAGAACTCCATGTTTTCCAGCGCAGCCGCCATTGGGTGATCCCGACGCCGACCGGCGAAGACCTGGTCAGCGACGGCGTGAAATTCGCCATGCGCCATATCCCCCATTATCTGGAATGGTATCGTTTCCGCATCTACTGGTATGCGGCCGACGGCCTTTATCCCAATGTGTTGCTCGATCCTGAGTGGCCCAAGGATTCGCCCTCGGTGTCCGCCGTCAACGAAGCGATGCGCCAGTTTTCCATCGGCTATCTGGAAAAGACCTTCGCCGATCGCCCGGATCTCAAAGAAAAGCTGACACCGGGTTTCCCGATCTTTTCCAAACGGATCATTCTGGACCGCGGAACCTATTTCTCCTCCTATCTCAAACCCCATGTCCATCTGGAGCAGGAGGGGATCGAGCGGGTTACACCCAAGGGGCTTCTGCTCAAGGACGGGCGAGAGATTGAACTGGACGTTCTGGTATGCGCGACCGGCTTCGATGTCGCCAACATGATGGGCCAGCTCGAAATCGTTGGCGTCGGTGGCAAGCGGTTGCGCGACGAATGGGGCACGGAAGATCCGCGTGCCTATTTCGGTATGTTGGTTCCGGGCTTCCCCAATTACTTCCACACCGTCGGCCCGAACAGCGCACCCAATCACGCCGCCGGCCAGAACCTCATTTCCGAATGCCAGGTCAACTACGCTATCGAATGCCTCGACTGGATCAACGAGCGGGACAAGGCAGCGATACAACCGACCGTCGCGGCATTCGACGCCTGGCAGGACAAGGTGGAAAACCAGATGGTCAATATGATCTGGAGCCACCCAAGAGCATTCAGCTATTATAATAATAGCAAAAAGCGTAATTTCTTGTCCTGGCCATGGCGTCTGGTGGATTTCTGGAACGAATGCCGTGGTCCCAGGCATGGCGACTTTGAACTGACATAA
- a CDS encoding NAD(P)H-dependent flavin oxidoreductase — protein sequence MKTRITEITGTRYPIIQGGMQWVGRAELASAVSNGGGLGILTALTQPTPEALAAEIARCRTMTDKPFGVNLTILPTAQPVPYDAYVEVIAESGVGVVETAGRSPAEFIARFKQAGVKIIHKCTAVRHALSAQRAGVDAVSIDGFEAAGHPGEDDIPGLVLIPAAAQALDIPILAAGGMATGRSMAAALALGAEGITMGTRFMLTAEAPIHDAIKQAVLQGSERDTTLIFRTLRNTARVFRNAVSEEVNVKEREPDATFEHIKALVAGARGRAALETGDIDGGLVWAGLSIGLMHDIPTCADLIERIVVECRETLARATRLSSEG from the coding sequence ATGAAAACGCGAATTACTGAGATTACCGGTACGCGCTATCCTATCATCCAGGGCGGTATGCAGTGGGTTGGGCGCGCCGAACTGGCGTCGGCCGTATCCAACGGGGGTGGCCTTGGCATATTGACGGCGCTGACTCAGCCAACGCCCGAAGCGCTTGCTGCTGAAATCGCCCGGTGCCGGACGATGACCGACAAGCCGTTCGGCGTGAACCTCACTATCCTGCCCACCGCTCAACCCGTTCCTTATGACGCCTATGTCGAAGTGATCGCGGAATCCGGGGTTGGTGTGGTCGAGACGGCAGGGCGCAGCCCGGCGGAATTTATCGCCCGCTTCAAGCAGGCGGGCGTGAAGATCATCCATAAATGCACCGCAGTGCGCCATGCGCTGTCTGCGCAGCGCGCGGGCGTCGATGCGGTGTCGATCGATGGTTTCGAAGCGGCCGGCCATCCGGGGGAAGATGATATCCCCGGTCTGGTGTTGATCCCCGCCGCCGCGCAGGCGCTCGATATCCCAATTCTTGCTGCGGGCGGCATGGCGACCGGTCGCAGTATGGCGGCCGCGCTGGCGCTGGGCGCCGAAGGCATCACCATGGGCACGCGCTTCATGCTGACAGCCGAGGCGCCGATCCATGACGCCATCAAGCAGGCCGTCCTGCAGGGAAGCGAGCGCGACACGACCCTGATTTTCCGAACCTTACGCAACACTGCGCGTGTATTCCGCAATGCGGTTTCGGAAGAAGTCAACGTCAAGGAACGCGAGCCTGACGCCACATTCGAACATATCAAGGCGCTGGTCGCGGGGGCGCGCGGCCGCGCCGCACTGGAAACCGGCGATATAGACGGCGGGTTGGTGTGGGCGGGCCTTAGCATCGGCCTTATGCACGACATCCCGACATGCGCTGACCTGATCGAGCGCATCGTCGTGGAATGCCGCGAAACCCTGGCGCGCGCCACGAGACTGTCGAGCGAAGGATAA
- a CDS encoding crotonase/enoyl-CoA hydratase family protein has protein sequence MDYRTIRYEVEDDGLLLLTLDRPDALNAFTVEMCEELIHAYRRASRDDDVRVIVVTGEGRAFCAGMDLSVGGNVFGLDESQSPSMDDLRERGDDPAILNGVRDTGGRVALATYDCLKPVIGAINGAAVGIGSTMLLPMDFRFASEKARFGFVFGRLGITMEACSSFFLPRIVGVEQAMLWAYRADIFDAAEALDKGLVRAVFPPETLLEETRAFARSLVRDRSPVSIALMRQMLNRNSASPYEAHLTESLAMFYTSQADGREGVKAFNEKRPARFNGKASDMPPFFPWWDGQ, from the coding sequence ATGGACTATCGCACGATCCGCTATGAGGTCGAGGATGACGGCCTGCTGTTGCTGACGCTCGACCGCCCCGACGCGCTTAACGCTTTCACGGTCGAGATGTGCGAAGAACTGATCCACGCCTATCGGCGCGCCAGCCGGGATGATGATGTTCGGGTGATCGTCGTGACCGGTGAAGGTCGCGCCTTTTGCGCGGGCATGGACCTGTCGGTCGGTGGCAATGTCTTTGGCCTTGATGAAAGCCAGTCGCCCAGCATGGACGATCTGCGGGAGCGAGGCGACGATCCGGCGATCCTGAACGGCGTGCGCGATACGGGCGGGCGCGTTGCGCTCGCCACATATGATTGCCTCAAGCCAGTGATAGGCGCGATCAATGGCGCGGCGGTCGGTATCGGCTCCACCATGTTGCTGCCGATGGACTTTCGCTTCGCGTCGGAAAAGGCGCGCTTCGGGTTCGTCTTCGGGCGACTTGGCATCACCATGGAAGCCTGTTCTTCCTTCTTCCTGCCGCGCATCGTCGGCGTCGAACAGGCCATGCTATGGGCCTATCGAGCCGATATTTTCGACGCCGCCGAAGCGCTGGATAAAGGCCTGGTGCGTGCGGTCTTTCCCCCGGAAACGTTGTTGGAGGAGACCAGAGCCTTTGCCCGGTCGCTGGTCAGGGATCGTTCCCCGGTGTCGATCGCACTGATGCGTCAGATGCTTAATCGCAACAGCGCCAGCCCCTATGAAGCGCATCTGACCGAGTCCCTGGCGATGTTCTACACCAGCCAGGCGGACGGGCGCGAGGGGGTGAAGGCCTTCAATGAAAAACGCCCGGCCCGCTTCAATGGCAAAGCCTCAGACATGCCGCCCTTTTTCCCGTGGTGGGACGGCCAGTAA
- a CDS encoding nuclear transport factor 2 family protein: protein MEIGIAQQIDHAQESDRQAEGKNRHFNFNLMVSESDGQVVAEYAFMNVNAGHVPMAAKIVVTGRMRDTVVRTDAGWKIAHRFVRFDQNVQFDF from the coding sequence ATGGAGATTGGGATCGCCCAGCAAATCGATCATGCGCAGGAATCGGACCGCCAGGCCGAAGGCAAAAATCGCCATTTCAATTTCAACCTCATGGTGAGCGAGTCGGACGGGCAGGTCGTGGCGGAATATGCATTTATGAACGTCAATGCCGGGCATGTTCCCATGGCGGCGAAAATCGTAGTGACCGGTCGGATGCGCGACACCGTCGTACGGACCGATGCGGGGTGGAAGATCGCCCATCGCTTCGTGCGTTTCGACCAGAATGTCCAATTTGATTTCTGA
- a CDS encoding helix-turn-helix transcriptional regulator, whose product MVSFERTERQLMLEMSLPPMAADASAHFPDIDPDRRCFMGTLFVRHPGVLVGGRSEGGQIRVMRCVFDKQNGDSIVGRGQPTFGFLQGLLDIRNDALRSLMRLAHRELVNPIDRSPSAMEALFALVAVELRRVFNHAAAADTASRLAPWQFRRVRERIEAEAPMPNAAELAALCGISTRHLHRQFIALTGKTVSAYISAYQVEQAKLWLARADMPMKQVAEQAGFSHGNSFARAFRRATGLSPREFRQRASAIAAGGEETSVR is encoded by the coding sequence ATGGTCAGTTTCGAACGTACCGAGCGGCAACTCATGCTGGAGATGTCATTGCCACCGATGGCAGCGGACGCTTCGGCCCATTTTCCCGACATCGATCCCGACCGGCGTTGTTTCATGGGCACTCTATTTGTGCGCCATCCAGGCGTTCTGGTGGGCGGTCGTTCCGAAGGGGGACAGATACGGGTGATGCGCTGCGTCTTCGACAAACAGAACGGCGACTCCATCGTCGGCAGGGGGCAACCGACATTCGGCTTTCTACAGGGGCTGCTCGATATTCGGAACGATGCGTTGCGCAGCTTGATGCGGCTTGCCCATCGGGAACTCGTCAACCCGATCGATCGATCGCCATCAGCGATGGAGGCGCTGTTCGCACTGGTCGCAGTCGAATTGCGTCGGGTTTTTAATCACGCCGCAGCTGCCGATACGGCCAGCCGCCTTGCCCCATGGCAATTCCGCCGCGTGCGCGAGCGCATCGAGGCAGAAGCGCCCATGCCCAACGCCGCCGAACTGGCTGCGCTGTGCGGCATCAGCACGCGGCATCTGCATCGCCAATTCATCGCCCTGACCGGCAAGACTGTGTCGGCCTATATCAGCGCTTATCAGGTCGAGCAGGCGAAACTATGGCTGGCACGCGCGGACATGCCGATGAAGCAAGTGGCGGAACAAGCCGGATTTTCGCATGGGAACAGCTTTGCGCGGGCATTCCGGCGGGCAACGGGCCTGTCGCCACGCGAGTTCCGGCAACGCGCATCGGCGATCGCGGCGGGCGGCGAAGAGACATCTGTCCGATGA
- a CDS encoding TonB-dependent receptor produces the protein MKSILFAGVAAVFAIPFATSAHGQEQAVVAAPQGQAANLGDIVVTARRSAETLQDVPVAVTALSGDFIERQNISSAADVPQFAPNLTVEQQPSSLSAATVYIRGIGNQEPSAVSEQGVGIYLDGIYLARSAGAVFDLIDLERIEVLRGPQGTLFGRNTIGGALQLISKKPTNDMGVTAKAGFARFNDWYVRARLDTGYIIGDAIKASISGQHRQSHGYVDNLLTPSSQDPGALKADSIAVGLQGDFGDLTVNYNFDYDDRSGSPAFFQIVAATPLAQAYYAQSPSYGGAPFLVDPVRQGTVQQAGFTDRNGDFRYGSKTRVQGHGLTISYEPIPELTIKSITGYRKFSQDTILNLSGNGVLRGPVVDFTSPTLVSIQSVTPYNGNNAPQKQWQFSQELQALGKVGDISYLLGMYYFYEKASEYNQQALTLVTPVSGLTALGFPQAVVDGIAALNPGLATVGVNANPLQAFGGTSQSMAVFGQASWKPSALDDKLEVTLGGRYTGDDKTAYLAGDVSPVQRGRKSFDNFSWLASVSYDVVKDVMIYGRVSTGYRSGGINPRASVINSFDPEKATAYEAGIKSQFLDNRLRLNIAGYITDYDDLQVQQFAAGSGGATSLIVNAGKVRLSGFEAELTALPFAGFQIDGSVGYVKTKYKTFLFRDPASNVILDVANDAKPLYTPKWSVHLGAEYAYPVGDSLIRLRGDYSRRTKIYFNALDNTAPFNQDLISPPQTNVKARLSFENIAMGGGKLDIGLWGDNLLNQKRLTYGIDFGALGFAGATFNKPISYGIDARVQF, from the coding sequence ATGAAATCCATATTATTTGCAGGCGTTGCCGCGGTTTTTGCCATACCGTTTGCGACATCGGCACATGGGCAGGAACAAGCGGTAGTCGCCGCTCCACAGGGGCAGGCCGCCAATCTGGGCGACATTGTCGTAACTGCGCGCCGCTCGGCGGAAACCCTGCAGGATGTCCCGGTCGCCGTTACGGCGCTCAGTGGCGACTTTATCGAGCGTCAGAATATCTCCAGCGCCGCTGATGTGCCGCAATTCGCCCCGAACCTCACCGTCGAGCAGCAGCCGTCCAGCCTTTCGGCGGCGACCGTCTATATTCGCGGCATTGGTAATCAGGAGCCGTCGGCCGTCTCCGAACAGGGTGTCGGCATCTATCTCGATGGCATCTATCTGGCGCGCTCGGCAGGGGCGGTGTTCGATCTGATCGATCTGGAACGCATCGAGGTTTTGCGCGGCCCGCAGGGTACATTATTCGGCCGCAACACGATCGGTGGCGCGCTGCAGCTGATTTCCAAGAAGCCGACCAACGACATGGGCGTCACTGCCAAGGCGGGCTTTGCGCGTTTTAACGATTGGTATGTGCGGGCGCGGCTTGATACGGGCTACATCATCGGCGACGCGATCAAGGCGTCGATTTCGGGCCAGCATCGCCAGTCGCACGGCTATGTCGATAATCTGCTCACGCCTTCGTCGCAGGATCCCGGCGCGCTCAAGGCGGACTCGATCGCCGTGGGTCTTCAGGGCGATTTCGGCGACCTCACCGTCAATTATAATTTCGACTATGATGACCGCAGCGGCTCCCCGGCCTTCTTCCAGATCGTCGCCGCGACCCCACTCGCACAGGCTTATTATGCGCAGTCGCCCAGCTATGGTGGCGCGCCTTTCCTCGTTGATCCTGTACGGCAGGGGACGGTCCAGCAGGCGGGTTTTACCGATCGCAACGGCGATTTCCGTTATGGCAGCAAAACCCGGGTGCAGGGCCATGGCCTGACGATCAGCTATGAGCCCATCCCGGAGCTGACGATCAAATCGATCACCGGCTATCGCAAATTCTCGCAGGACACGATCCTGAACCTGTCGGGCAATGGCGTCCTGCGCGGCCCCGTCGTGGACTTCACCTCGCCCACGCTGGTTTCGATCCAGTCGGTCACGCCCTATAACGGCAACAACGCGCCCCAGAAACAATGGCAGTTCAGCCAGGAACTCCAGGCGCTCGGGAAGGTCGGCGACATCAGCTACCTGCTTGGCATGTATTATTTCTACGAAAAGGCGTCGGAATATAATCAGCAGGCGCTGACGTTGGTAACGCCGGTGTCCGGTCTGACCGCGCTCGGCTTCCCGCAAGCAGTGGTCGATGGCATCGCCGCGCTCAATCCCGGCCTGGCAACGGTCGGCGTCAACGCCAACCCGCTTCAGGCCTTTGGCGGCACGTCGCAGTCGATGGCCGTTTTCGGGCAGGCAAGCTGGAAACCTTCGGCGCTCGATGACAAGCTGGAAGTCACGCTGGGCGGCCGTTATACCGGCGACGACAAGACCGCCTATCTGGCGGGCGACGTCAGCCCGGTGCAGCGCGGGCGCAAGAGCTTCGATAATTTCTCCTGGCTGGCATCTGTGTCCTATGACGTCGTCAAGGATGTGATGATCTACGGCCGCGTTTCCACCGGCTATCGGTCGGGCGGCATCAACCCCCGCGCCAGCGTCATCAACAGCTTCGATCCTGAAAAGGCGACCGCCTATGAAGCGGGCATCAAGTCGCAGTTCCTCGACAATAGACTGCGCCTCAATATCGCCGGTTACATCACCGACTATGACGATCTTCAGGTCCAGCAATTCGCAGCCGGCAGCGGCGGTGCGACATCGCTGATCGTCAACGCGGGCAAGGTGCGATTGTCGGGTTTCGAAGCGGAACTGACCGCCCTGCCGTTTGCCGGTTTCCAGATCGACGGTTCGGTCGGTTATGTGAAGACGAAGTACAAGACGTTCCTGTTCCGTGATCCCGCGAGCAACGTGATCCTGGATGTCGCCAATGACGCCAAGCCGCTCTACACGCCGAAATGGAGTGTCCATCTGGGCGCGGAATATGCCTATCCGGTCGGCGATTCACTGATCCGCCTGCGCGGCGATTATTCGCGTCGCACGAAAATCTATTTCAACGCGCTCGACAATACCGCACCCTTTAATCAGGATCTGATTTCGCCGCCACAAACCAACGTCAAGGCGCGCCTGTCGTTCGAAAATATTGCAATGGGCGGTGGCAAGCTAGATATCGGCCTGTGGGGCGACAATCTACTCAATCAGAAGCGGCTGACCTATGGCATCGACTTTGGTGCGCTCGGTTTTGCCGGCGCCACCTTCAACAAGCCGATATCCTATGGGATCGACGCCCGGGTTCAGTTCTGA
- a CDS encoding SDR family NAD(P)-dependent oxidoreductase translates to MTDKVAIVAGAATGIGRATALRLAAEGATLAVASPTGEKARIDSLVDEITGAGGRAIGLAFDATDDASIANLVESAMQAFGGIDVVHANFADLRIIFEDSDALSVSDEVMERTLDVNLKGMLRITRHAVPRLLDRGGGAIIYTSSAAAVWGEPVRPCYAMAKAGINALVRHVASAWGQKGVRANAIMPGLVVTPEMRDSMPHDFQAEVLARGRSPRLGEVADIAAMVAHLASEDGAWINGQCIAVDGGSTLN, encoded by the coding sequence ATGACCGACAAGGTCGCGATCGTCGCAGGCGCCGCAACCGGCATTGGACGGGCGACGGCGTTGCGCCTGGCGGCGGAGGGCGCGACGCTGGCCGTTGCGTCGCCCACCGGTGAAAAGGCCAGGATCGACAGTCTGGTGGACGAAATTACCGGCGCGGGCGGTCGCGCCATCGGCCTGGCCTTCGACGCGACGGACGATGCATCTATTGCAAATCTTGTCGAAAGCGCGATGCAGGCCTTTGGCGGTATCGACGTGGTGCATGCGAATTTCGCCGATCTGCGCATCATCTTCGAGGATAGTGACGCTTTGAGCGTGTCCGACGAAGTCATGGAGCGCACGCTTGACGTGAACCTGAAGGGCATGTTGCGGATCACCCGCCATGCGGTGCCCAGATTGCTGGACCGGGGCGGCGGCGCAATCATCTACACATCGTCGGCCGCAGCCGTCTGGGGTGAACCGGTGCGGCCCTGCTATGCCATGGCGAAGGCGGGCATCAACGCGCTGGTCCGCCATGTCGCCAGCGCTTGGGGCCAGAAAGGCGTTCGCGCCAATGCCATCATGCCCGGACTGGTCGTCACGCCGGAAATGCGGGACTCCATGCCCCATGATTTCCAGGCGGAGGTGCTGGCACGCGGGCGCTCGCCGCGTCTCGGCGAAGTCGCGGATATTGCCGCCATGGTCGCGCATCTGGCGAGCGAGGACGGGGCATGGATCAACGGCCAGTGCATCGCCGTCGATGGAGGATCGACGCTGAACTGA